The Microcoleus sp. AS-A8 genome includes a window with the following:
- the rffA gene encoding dTDP-4-amino-4,6-dideoxygalactose transaminase, whose amino-acid sequence MSTIPFNQPFAVGKEFEYIRQAIKNVHTCGDGPFTKKCHTLLEQTLGVSKALLTTSCTHALEMAALLLNLQPGDEVIFPSFTFVSTVNAFVLRGVYPVFCDIRPDTLNLDENNLEKLITPRTKVIVPVHYAGIGCEMDAIMELAGQHGVAVVEDNAHGLFGKYKGKYLGTFGCLATQSFHETKNFNCGEGGALLINDPQYIERAEVIREKGTNRSRFYRGQVDKYTWVDVGSSYLPSDMLAAYLYAQLEVQEQIQAKRREVWEYYHKHLQDWAEKHDIRFPIVPDHCEQAYHMFYLLMPSLEKRQALIAHLKAQNIISAFHYLPLHLSEMGQKFGGKEGDCPVTEDVSERLVRLPFYNDLTEADLTRVVAAICEFD is encoded by the coding sequence GTGTCTACGATTCCTTTTAACCAACCTTTTGCTGTTGGAAAAGAATTTGAGTATATTCGACAAGCCATCAAGAACGTACATACTTGTGGCGATGGACCTTTTACTAAGAAATGTCATACTCTCCTGGAACAGACATTAGGAGTTTCTAAAGCGCTACTGACTACTTCTTGTACCCATGCCTTAGAAATGGCAGCGCTGTTGCTGAATCTCCAGCCCGGTGACGAAGTGATTTTTCCTTCGTTCACCTTTGTCTCTACAGTCAATGCTTTTGTTCTACGGGGTGTCTATCCTGTGTTCTGTGATATCCGTCCAGATACACTCAACTTGGACGAGAATAACCTGGAAAAACTGATCACACCCCGTACTAAAGTTATTGTCCCCGTACACTATGCTGGGATTGGGTGTGAGATGGACGCCATTATGGAATTGGCTGGACAACATGGTGTCGCGGTTGTTGAAGACAATGCCCATGGGCTTTTTGGCAAGTACAAAGGGAAGTATCTAGGCACTTTTGGGTGTCTGGCTACCCAGAGCTTTCATGAAACCAAAAATTTTAACTGTGGCGAGGGTGGTGCTCTGCTAATTAACGATCCCCAGTATATAGAACGGGCTGAGGTGATTCGCGAGAAAGGAACCAACCGCAGCCGCTTCTATCGCGGTCAGGTGGACAAATATACTTGGGTTGACGTTGGTTCGAGTTATCTTCCTTCGGATATGCTCGCTGCCTACTTGTATGCTCAGCTAGAAGTCCAGGAGCAGATTCAAGCGAAACGGCGGGAGGTATGGGAGTATTATCACAAACATCTTCAGGACTGGGCCGAGAAGCATGACATCCGCTTTCCGATTGTGCCAGACCACTGTGAACAGGCTTATCACATGTTCTACTTGTTGATGCCTTCCCTGGAAAAGCGTCAAGCCTTGATTGCTCACTTGAAGGCTCAGAATATCATCAGCGCTTTCCACTATCTGCCTTTGCACTTGTCGGAGATGGGACAGAAGTTTGGCGGTAAGGAAGGAGACTGTCCAGTAACGGAAGATGTGAGCGAGCGCTTAGTCCGTCTGCCGTTTTACAATGACTTAACCGAGGCTGACTTAACTAGAGTGGTAGCCGCC